The following proteins come from a genomic window of Deinococcus depolymerans:
- a CDS encoding MBL fold metallo-hydrolase: MSDRTPTNDRTPTLARRDALRLIGTAGALAAAAPLASAQTAPAATAAPTAMNGHGFYRQKIGNMTVTVLSDGTAPLAALLPTWGANPDRQAEFTQTLAEYHVPATNTVNHFNPVLVELDGQRILIDTGRGGAAGQLVTNLRRAGIEPDSVNTVFITHGHGDHIGGLTTAGKPTYPNAQHVMGEAEFNFWVTQATPNDAVKNNLIALKDRFRLIQPGQEIVPGLTTVPTPGHTANHLSVLAQSAGQGVMILGDAGGHFLISLKHQGAYVSFDTNGAQAAQTRQRIFNRIVTEGLWVTGYHFPFHAIGHLRRLNARSYEFEPTVWNWS; this comes from the coding sequence ATGTCTGACCGCACCCCCACCAACGACCGCACCCCCACCCTGGCCCGCCGCGACGCCCTGCGCCTGATCGGCACGGCCGGCGCGCTGGCCGCCGCCGCGCCCCTGGCCTCCGCGCAGACCGCTCCCGCTGCAACGGCGGCCCCCACCGCCATGAACGGCCACGGCTTCTACCGCCAGAAGATCGGGAACATGACCGTCACGGTCCTCAGCGACGGCACCGCCCCGCTGGCCGCGCTGCTGCCCACCTGGGGCGCCAACCCGGACCGGCAGGCCGAATTCACGCAGACCCTCGCCGAGTACCACGTGCCCGCCACGAACACCGTCAACCACTTCAACCCCGTACTGGTCGAACTGGACGGCCAGCGCATCCTGATCGACACGGGACGCGGCGGCGCGGCCGGGCAACTGGTCACCAACCTGCGCCGCGCCGGCATCGAACCGGACAGCGTGAACACGGTGTTCATCACGCACGGGCACGGCGACCACATCGGCGGCCTGACCACCGCCGGGAAACCCACCTACCCGAACGCGCAGCACGTCATGGGCGAGGCGGAATTCAACTTCTGGGTCACGCAGGCCACCCCCAACGACGCCGTGAAGAACAACCTGATCGCCCTGAAAGACCGCTTCAGGCTCATCCAGCCCGGGCAGGAGATCGTGCCGGGCCTGACGACCGTCCCCACGCCCGGCCACACCGCCAACCACCTGAGCGTCCTCGCGCAGAGCGCCGGGCAGGGCGTCATGATCCTCGGGGACGCCGGCGGGCACTTCCTGATCTCCCTGAAACACCAGGGCGCGTACGTCAGCTTCGACACGAACGGCGCGCAGGCCGCCCAGACCCGCCAGCGGATCTTCAACCGCATCGTCACCGAGGGGCTGTGGGTCACCGGCTACCACTTCCCCTTCCACGCCATCGGCCACCTGCGCCGCCTGAACGCCCGCTCGTACGAATTCGAGCCGACCGTCTGGAACTGGAGCTGA
- a CDS encoding insulinase family protein — protein sequence MTSLVSAAPRVGERLGRYTVERVEALPEMQGTLVLLSHELGARHAHVIREDDNAAFAVTFPTVPKDSTGVAHILEHIVLMGSQRYPVPDPFFAMLPRSLNTFMNAMTSNDWTTYPFSTRNEQDFFNLLSVYLDATFFPLMRYESFRQDGHRFEFETPDDPTTPLKLQGVVYNEMKGGMANPGSVMWRAFGKALYPDLTYANNSGGAPENIPELTYENLRAFHAAHYHPSNAFFYTYGKLPLERILDAIEAHVMGQFTAQTLDVSIPDQTPFTAPRRERVEYPGTDTERGAQVSVLWKLGLTSDADANLRWSVLSDVLLGNPAAPLTRPLIESGLGAGLADLSGYRDSFREGAFAVGLKGLGAGQVQAVETLVLDTLRAIAQGGIEPELIESSLHQFEIGQKEVSNAGYPFALQVMFRMLGPWLYGGDPLTGLRLDAELDRLRADLNAGRVFEPMIEEGLLNNPHRVTLELAPDPELAARTEADEQALIDRLSAEFTDEDRARIVAESLRLKELQAQEHPLDTLPTLSLSDVPPSVPRVPYRTEDAGRALIARIAQPTGGLSYLDVQVRLPDVPDDLLDALPLYAFAVTRGGAAGQDYVALARRMEAVTGGVSASVSAGVRPDDLNALRLSLSFSGKALARNAPALTGVIRDLLAAPEFTRDRLEQLLRQRLAGLKASVVQSGNAYAERLAGAQVSPAGALGERFGGLSALNTLKGIVEGRAVEDQSGGIRGLDDLMARFGRIRDLILTGTPVLALTATEPDLTLDLSGVTDLFTGSAPVGRPAPTPAPRRPQARTTDSPVAFNAVAFQTVPYTHPDSPALLVLSRLLRSNYLLKEIREKGGAYGGAASFDTREGVFAMSSYRDPNVARTYRVFRDARAFLDTPLGQRELTEAILGASKVLDPLTSPDTAGRMRFYSDQAGYTPDVQEAYKTRLLAVTLDDLRRVMDTWLTPDRAAYAVVTGRDPNDDTLKELGLTFDVQGV from the coding sequence TCCCGACCGTTCCCAAGGACAGCACGGGCGTGGCGCACATCCTGGAGCACATCGTCCTGATGGGCAGCCAGCGTTACCCGGTGCCGGACCCGTTCTTCGCGATGCTGCCGCGCAGCCTGAACACCTTCATGAACGCCATGACCAGCAACGACTGGACCACCTACCCGTTCAGCACCCGCAACGAGCAGGACTTCTTCAACCTGCTGTCGGTGTACCTGGACGCCACGTTCTTCCCGCTGATGCGCTACGAGTCCTTCCGGCAGGACGGGCACCGCTTCGAGTTCGAGACGCCCGACGACCCCACGACCCCGCTGAAGTTGCAGGGCGTGGTGTACAACGAGATGAAGGGCGGCATGGCGAACCCCGGTTCGGTCATGTGGCGGGCCTTCGGGAAGGCGCTGTACCCGGACCTGACGTACGCGAACAACTCCGGCGGCGCACCCGAGAACATCCCGGAACTGACCTACGAGAACCTGCGGGCCTTCCACGCGGCGCACTACCACCCCAGCAACGCCTTCTTCTACACCTACGGGAAGCTCCCGCTGGAGCGAATCCTGGACGCCATCGAGGCGCACGTCATGGGGCAGTTCACGGCGCAGACGCTGGACGTCAGCATTCCCGATCAGACGCCGTTCACCGCGCCGCGCCGCGAACGGGTCGAGTACCCCGGCACCGACACCGAACGCGGCGCGCAGGTGAGCGTGCTGTGGAAACTGGGCCTGACCAGCGACGCCGACGCCAACCTGCGCTGGAGCGTCCTGAGTGACGTGCTGCTGGGCAACCCGGCCGCGCCCCTGACCCGCCCGCTGATCGAGTCCGGACTGGGGGCGGGCCTCGCGGACCTCAGCGGTTACCGCGACTCGTTCCGGGAGGGCGCGTTCGCCGTGGGCCTCAAGGGCCTGGGGGCCGGGCAGGTGCAGGCCGTCGAGACGCTGGTGCTGGACACCCTGCGCGCCATCGCGCAGGGCGGCATCGAACCCGAACTGATCGAGAGCAGCCTGCACCAGTTCGAGATCGGCCAGAAGGAAGTCAGCAACGCCGGGTACCCCTTCGCGCTGCAGGTGATGTTCCGCATGCTGGGGCCGTGGCTGTACGGCGGCGACCCGCTGACCGGCCTGCGCCTGGACGCCGAACTGGACCGCCTGCGCGCCGACCTGAACGCCGGGCGCGTCTTCGAGCCCATGATCGAGGAGGGGCTGCTGAACAACCCGCACCGCGTGACGCTGGAACTCGCGCCGGACCCGGAACTCGCCGCGCGCACCGAGGCCGACGAGCAGGCCCTGATCGACCGCCTGAGCGCCGAATTCACCGACGAGGACCGCGCGCGCATCGTGGCCGAGAGCCTGCGCCTCAAGGAACTGCAGGCGCAGGAGCACCCGCTGGACACCCTGCCCACCCTGAGCCTGTCGGACGTGCCGCCCAGCGTGCCGCGCGTGCCGTACCGCACCGAGGACGCGGGCCGCGCCCTGATTGCCCGCATCGCCCAGCCGACCGGCGGCCTGAGCTACCTGGACGTGCAGGTGCGCCTGCCGGACGTGCCGGACGACCTGCTGGACGCCCTGCCGCTGTACGCCTTCGCCGTCACGCGCGGCGGCGCGGCCGGGCAGGACTACGTGGCCCTGGCGCGCCGCATGGAGGCCGTCACGGGCGGCGTGAGCGCCAGCGTCAGCGCCGGCGTGCGCCCCGACGACCTGAACGCCCTGCGCCTGAGCCTCAGTTTCAGCGGCAAGGCCCTGGCCCGCAACGCCCCCGCCCTGACCGGCGTGATCCGCGACCTGCTGGCCGCGCCGGAATTCACCCGCGACCGCCTGGAACAGCTGCTGCGCCAGCGACTCGCGGGCCTGAAGGCCAGCGTCGTGCAGAGCGGCAACGCCTACGCCGAACGCCTCGCCGGGGCGCAGGTCAGCCCCGCCGGGGCGCTCGGCGAACGCTTCGGCGGCCTGAGCGCCCTGAACACCCTCAAGGGCATCGTGGAAGGGCGGGCCGTGGAGGATCAGAGCGGCGGCATCCGCGGCCTCGACGACCTCATGGCCCGTTTCGGCCGCATCCGCGACCTGATCCTGACCGGCACGCCCGTCCTGGCCCTGACCGCCACCGAACCGGACCTGACCCTCGACCTGAGCGGCGTCACCGACCTGTTCACGGGCAGCGCCCCCGTCGGCCGCCCCGCCCCCACCCCCGCTCCGCGCCGCCCGCAGGCCCGCACGACCGACTCTCCGGTCGCGTTCAACGCCGTGGCGTTCCAGACCGTGCCGTACACCCACCCGGACAGCCCCGCCCTGCTGGTCCTGTCGCGCCTGCTGCGCAGCAACTACCTGCTCAAGGAAATCCGCGAGAAGGGCGGCGCGTACGGCGGCGCGGCCAGCTTCGACACCCGCGAGGGCGTGTTCGCCATGAGCAGCTACCGCGACCCGAACGTCGCCCGCACCTACCGCGTGTTCCGCGACGCCCGCGCCTTCCTCGACACGCCCCTCGGGCAGCGCGAACTGACCGAGGCGATCCTGGGCGCCAGCAAGGTCCTCGACCCGCTCACCAGCCCCGACACCGCCGGACGCATGCGCTTCTACAGCGACCAGGCCGGCTACACGCCCGACGTGCAGGAAGCGTACAAGACCCGCCTGCTGGCCGTCACCCTCGACGACCTGCGCCGCGTCATGGACACCTGGCTGACCCCCGACCGCGCCGCGTACGCCGTCGTCACCGGCCGCGACCCCAACGACGACACCCTGAAAGAACTCGGCCTGACCTTCGACGTTCAGGGCGTGTAA